The sequence GAGCAGTTAACAGTGAGCAGTGAGCAGTGAGTAGTTAACAGTTTTTAAGTAAATTAAATTATCAATATTAATTATAAATACCCAATGCCCAATGCCCAATGCCCAATTACCAATTACCAATTACCAATTACCAATTACCCATTACCAATTACCAATTACCAATTACCAATTAAGGAGAATTTAATTTGATTACTTGTTCTTTAATTACTGTACTTATTGTTGAAGATTCTTTAAGTGAATTAGAGTTAATGAATCATTATCTTGATAATGGTGATTACAAAATTGTTAAATCTACCAGCGCACAAGAAGCTTTTGAGATAGCATTGAAAAACAATATTGATGCGATTGTGACTGATGTGGTAATGCCGGAAATGAGCGGCTTTGAATTATGCAGGCTGCTCAAAAAAAATCCCGTCACCCAAAAAATACCTATAATTATTTGCACTTCTAAAAATCAAGAAATTGATAAATTTTGGGGAATTAGGCAA comes from Rivularia sp. PCC 7116 and encodes:
- a CDS encoding PleD family two-component system response regulator; amino-acid sequence: MITCSLITVLIVEDSLSELELMNHYLDNGDYKIVKSTSAQEAFEIALKNNIDAIVTDVVMPEMSGFELCRLLKKNPVTQKIPIIICTSKNQEIDKFWGIRQGASAYLTKPYTREQLLNTIQSVFA